ATGTGGGGTTGTTTGCTGAGGCAGTTAATGCTAACTGCCCGCCGCATATGGTACTACTGTGATTTCTGCTGATAGAGGCCAAGACAGTGGCTGTGATCACATGGCTCCTAGGTGGGCAGAGCCGGAACCCACACCCAGGTCTGACTCACACGGCCGGTTTTTAGAAACTGTGCTTCCTTCACCTCATGACGGCCTACCCTCAAGCTCTGCTATCACACTGATGATCTCAAGAAGATGTCCAGCAGGGACAGCCAGCTGAGCAGCTGGGACAGTCAGAACTCTTGGCGGGTCTAGTGTGAAATCCTGCCATTCTGGATTGCACCGGGCACTTGCAACACTCGTCTTCCTTCTGCCGGTGCTGGTGGATCAGGACAAGCAAGACACAAGGGAGAAGTGACAGCTTGCCCCACCGTGGCAGAGGACTGTAGCCGGGACTGGAACCTTCCTTGTGCAGATGGGACACACAAGGGAAGAATTCCCCCAGCATCACTGCCTCACGCTCAGCTCCCCCCTGCCTGGTCCCCAACCCAGAAAGGCTGTATTGCACACCATAAGCCTCAGAATGAGACTTATGCTTGAATctctgctctgccacttactggctctgtgaccttgggtaagtcactttgcttctctgagcctcagtttgctcatctgtacgGGGGGGGGGGATAACAATATTCATTTCTCATGGGATGGACTAAGGCAGTAGAGGTAACGGATGTAAGGTGCTCAGCACCGTGCTTGGTACATGTAAGCTTGGTATGATCTAAGGCAGGCTCTCCTTCTCCTGAGGAAGATTAGGGGGCTACCAGAGGAGAGGGACTCAATGTATAGATTCACACCCAGATTGCTTGTGTGTTTATTTACAAATGggagacatacacacacagatacaacTTGGGGACATTTCAGGAAACTTGGAGCAGGGAATCGCTCTTCGCTGTCCAGCTCTTGTCTGGGCTCCCTCCTGATTCAAACTGAGTTCTTTAGAAAACGGCTTCTGACACTTCCTTGTTGGGAAGCCTGTGGGTACTGGGCTCTCACTGCCTCTCATGTTGAAATCTGCCTGTCTCACTGGGCTGTGGACAAAGGGCTGTGAGCCTTGGCTCAGTCATTCACATCCAGGCCAAATTCTGGATACAGTTCTTTGGTGGTGACACCTCGGATCACggctaaaaggaaagaaagaagcaagaacGCATGTCGCTTGGAAGGAGTGGAAGGGAGAATGGTCAAAGGCCTGACCTACCCAGGACCCACTCCTGGACCTCCCCGCTGTTCCCCTAGTTGGCTGACATATCCTCTTGCTACCCCTTCCAGACCCTACCACCGGGGGCTCTGCTTGGTCACCCCAAACTAGACTTACTGAACCCTTACCCCACTTCACAGAGGAGTCAAACAAAGCACCCTGGGACTCCACACAGAGCAGCTACAGCCACCTGCTGAAAAGGCAAATTTATATTTACATCGCATCTGGGGACTGCTGAAAACCCTTACTCCTTAGTCTGGCCGATGGGTCATGCCCTGGCCATTTGGTGGTGCCattcctcctgctccctcaaagaccctttcttcctcccaggGGAAGGGGTCTCCTGAGAGGCCTATCCTGACCACCTTAGCTCCTCCCTACCCACCACCCTGTTCAAACCTCAATATTCTTCTCCATCTCTGGCCTTTGTTTCCCTCATAACACTTAACACATTTTATAATTCCTCTGTTCGTGTTCCTTCACTTACTGAcctttccccacccctcccccaatacCAAAGCCTAAGTCAAATGAGAACGGGGTCCTTTAAGTGTCTGGTTCACTAGGGTGCCCCACACCCTGCAGAGCAGTGCAGAGCtctggtgctcagtaaatgtcaccTCAGAGGAGCGGCTGCTCTGTCCTCTCCAGGTCCCAGGCCGAGAAAGACGGGTCTCAAGCTAGGTTCCATCTCCCAAGAGCTGATGCGCTTAACCACCAGGCTACAGTGCCCTCACCTCCCTTTCTCCTTGGGGCCTGACCATGCTCCTTTCTCCATCTGTATTTCCCTCCTCCTGttgtcccctttccttccttagGACCCAGTCCCCACTGCAACAGAGAAGTCCTCCCCGACACAGACTCCCAGATGCTGAGGGGCAATTCTACAGGAAGTGCTAAACTCCCGCAGCGACCAGGCAGATGTCCCAGCCCCGCACCCTGTCCCACACAGTCACTGGCTGCTGAATGCTGGAGTGCCCACTGACCCCAGCCAGGTGACCGGACTGAGGCCATCCATGCCTTCACTTCCTCCAAACTGGACTGTCCTAACCAACCCAGGCACACAGGTGTCTGTGCCTTGGCCGAGCCCTCTGGATAGTCAGACTGTGTTCAAGGAAGAACAAAATACTTCTTGAAGTCACAGAGTCCCCCTTCTGTGATCTTTTGCCTCTGGAGCAAGTCAGCCACTTAAGGCTGAGTAGGCCCCAGAAGACCAGGAACCACAGCCCTCAATCTAGCAGGTAGGCAAGTTCATGTTCAAACCTGCCTGGGGCACTGAAGCGGGCTCTACACTTGAGGGAAGAGATCTCAGGGACTCCTGCAAGAGCTGTACAGCTGCACTGGGGCATTCGGGGAGGGGCCAGCTGAGGAGGATAGGAAGGCTGGCAAGTTAGAGGGCCCAGGGGCAAGATCCAGACATCCCAGGGAATGCAGACTCCTTCCCTCCGAGCCTTGGTGCTCCTCTGGGGCCCTGTTGCTCACCTAGTTTGCCTAGCAGCATCTGGCCTACATCCTTGATGTCATTATACTCGTGGAGCTGGGAGATGTGGTCCTCCAGTTCATCCACACTGTAGCctctggggtgaggggtggagagagagagagagactatctTTAAGAAAGCTGAGGAGAGGGGCtctcgggtggctcagtgggttaagcctctgccttcggctcaggtcatgatctcaaggtcttgatatccagccccgcatcaggctctctgctcagtggggagcctgcttccccctctgcctgcctctctgcctacttgtgttctgtgtcaaataaatacataaaatcttaaaaaaaaaaaaaaaaagaaaaaaaagaaagaaggaacgctgaggagagggacacctgggtggctcagttggttaagcgtctgcctttagctcgggtcatgatcccagggtcctgggatcgagtcctgcgtcaggctccctgctcagcgaggagcctgcctctccctctctctgccactgtccccacttgtgttctctttctctctctgacagataagtaaataaatctttattaaattaaataaaaaaaaagaaagctaaggaGGATCCAAGGTTCAGAGAGTAACAAGGcatctatttaaagattttatttattattcatcagagagagagcgagcgagcacacaagcagggcagcagcaggcagagagggaagcagactccccactgagcaaggagctggcacaggacttgattccaggaacctgagatcaggacctgagctgaaggcagatgcttaactgactgagccaccagctgTCCCACAAGGCATCTATTGAACTAATAttcacgggatgcctgggtggctcagttgggtaaatgtttgcctttggcccaggtcctgatatcatgatcctggaatctgtgctcaggctctgtgctcagtggagagtctgcttctccctctgcctgccactccccctgcttgtactctctctctctggcaaataaataagatcttaaaaaatacacacacacacacacacacacacacacaaggggcgcctgggtggctcagtggattaagcctctgccttcggatcaggtcatgatcttggggtcctgggatcaagccccacatcaggctctctgctttccccctctctctctgcctacttgtgatctctgtcatgtaagtaaagaaaaatcttaaaaaaacaaaaaaacacaaatgttcaCTAAGGACCTACTATGGACAAGACAGACCCTACCCTCAGGAGGCAAATCTCCCTGTGCCCTGGGGGAACAGTTCCCAGCCACACTGGTGCTATGTGACCCTGGCCATCGCAGGCTAGTCAGATCCCCTCCTGCGTGAAATGCACATTCAAAGACTGCTCAGTTTGTGCCACATGGCTGGAGCGAGAGCTGTGAGAAAGTCCAGGAGCTGGGGAAGAGCCAGCTTCCTCCAAGCCCtggagagcccacctgtagagagAGAATGGAGGTGGTGTGCagacagaagcagaggcagagaaggaccAGAAGgaccagagacagagatggattGAGAGGATGATACCCTCTGTTCCGGACAGCTTTCCATTCCCTTGTTCCTGCTCCTCCTGGGTCTGACCACCCCCTACCCGAGAGAGGCTGCTGAGATACATTGAATCCCTCCACAGGACACAGTCCTGGTTTTACACTAAGCTAGTGTGGCTGGGTTTCAGTTACTGGGCATGGGGTTAAAAGTTATCTTAAGCATGCTGAGGAACCCAAAGAGACTTACTCAGATATTAACTGAACGATCTCCTGGTCCAGCAGGTCCCTCTTTTGCTCCAGTTTCTGAATGTCAAGGTGCAGAGACTCCTCACCGGCCCCATCAGCCTGGCCAGACTTGGGGGATGGCCGCTGAGTGGCACACAAAGTCATTAGCCAGAGTGACCCATTATCCACAATTCAGAACCTACACATTGTTTTCAACAACCACTGCCCCACCTTCTGCTTGGTGACCAATACCCCGTACCCACAGTAAGATTACACTGCCCTGCTGCTCTTGGAATTAGATGTAGCCCTCCAAGTTCTGGCAAGTAGAAGTTAATCATAAATTATGTATGCAACATCTGAGAATTGTCCTTCCAGCGAGAGGGTACGCCTTTCTCTGgcctgtcttcctcctccctgctggCTGGAATGTGGATGTAATCAAAGAGCTGAACAATGTTTTGGGCCATAGGTAGAACCATGTTGAAGGTGCAGTGGAACAAGACAGAGGCCTGGGTTTAGGCCAGcattatttggggttttctttcaGTCCTAGCCACACCTAGTCCTAATTAAAGGGCCCATCCTGGCCCCAAATCAGACCTCAGATGCTCAAGTCTGTGATGTCATTGGGCTTATAATTCCATTGGGTAACAATCCCCTTCCCCGGGGCTGCAGTTCATCTTTGCCCTCTCTGCCCCTAAATAATTGTGTTTTTCCTCCAGATATCTCATTTAAAGCTCTACTCACACTTCATCA
This is a stretch of genomic DNA from Mustela lutreola isolate mMusLut2 chromosome 12, mMusLut2.pri, whole genome shotgun sequence. It encodes these proteins:
- the SWI5 gene encoding DNA repair protein SWI5 homolog isoform X3 translates to MAGLRGCSSALALDPPALHPPPRRGPRTPGLRRTQPGLSKSCRGTFRSPRPSPKSGQADGAGEESLHLDIQKLEQKRDLLDQEIVQLISEGYSVDELEDHISQLHEYNDIKDVGQMLLGKLAVIRGVTTKELYPEFGLDVND
- the SWI5 gene encoding DNA repair protein SWI5 homolog isoform X4, whose product is MAGLRGCSSALALDPPALHPPPRRGPRTPGLRRTQPGLSKSCRGTFRSPRPSPKSGQADGAGEESLHLDIQKLEQKRDLLDQEIVQLISEGYSVDELEDHISQLHEYNDIKDVGQMLLGKLAGGCSCSVWSPRVLCLTPL